The proteins below come from a single Lineus longissimus chromosome 5, tnLinLong1.2, whole genome shotgun sequence genomic window:
- the LOC135487983 gene encoding 17S U2 SnRNP complex component HTATSF1-like produces MSDAEDFEEQLRQEAIHKAKEEAAEGQSSYKDKDGVEYEWDSQKQAWFPKIDDDFIAKYQMSYGCTTTEADSTTAATETTKSETTTESSQPAPDNAYRQYYDYYYNSCYTTAGTTGDSTTTTASNEGSKALASPSTSESQEVPERTQEYIDYCRDYYKFYHGQLNEEEDFDYCLYYEYYSQFTGGDETEGQGEDGSTKKGNGKKGNSKKGKNGKGGKEAPKPGEKRKREDPTWFEMDQDRNTNVYVSGLPADITNDEFIELMSKYGMVMFDPLTKKPKAKLYKDDEGKNKGDGRCCYIKVESVDLALQILDGSDCKGSTIHVEKANFSVKGDYDPKLRKKLSNKQKRKIKLQQEKLFDWRPDLVPGERKKSDKVVVLKNVFNPVDFEKDPGTIQEIRSDIRLECSKFGEVRKVTVYDRHPEGVATVGFKEPEEADTCLEALNGRWFGGRQLSAAAWDGKTKYEIKESELEREARLKKWAMFLEMGEKEKAEAAAKKEADAKKDRESDEKVEDAGSEKVENAEMKKEPDAAEKVVTVSVEEDTRAMEVIESTVSS; encoded by the exons ATGTCGGATGCTGAGGACTTCGAGGAACAGCTGCGGCAGGAAGCCATTCATAAGGCCAAGGAAGAGGCGGCAGAGGGACAGTCCTCCTACAAGGATAAAGATGGCGTTGAATATGAATGGGACTCCCAGAAACAGGCTTGGTTTCCAAAG ATTGATGACGACTTTATCGCAAAGTACCAGATGAGCTATGGCTGCACCACGACTGAAGCTGACAGTACCACTGCAGCAACGGAAACCACAAAATCAGAAACCACCACAGAGTCATCACAACCTGCCCCAGACAATGCTTATAGACAATATTATGATTACTACTACAACTCATGTTATACCACTGCTGGGACTACAGGAGATAGTACAACTACTACTGCCAGCAATGAAGGCAGTAAAGCATTAGCTTCACCGAGCACGTCAGAATCTCAAGAAGTTCCAGAAAGGACACAAGAATACATCGATTATTGCAGAGACTATTATAAGTTCTACCATGGGCAGTTAAATGAGGAAGAAGACTTTGATTATTGTCTTTATTACGAGTATTATAGTCAATTTACTGGTGGTGATGAGACAGAGGGACAGGGAGAGGATGGTTCAACTAAGAAGGGCAATGGTAAAAAGGGCAACAGTAAAAAAGGCAAGAATGGGAAAGGAGGGAAAGAAGCACCTAAACCTGGAGAGAAGAGAAAAAGGGAGGATCCCA CATGGTTTGAAATGGATCAGGATAGAAATACCAATGTGTACGTGTCGGGCCTCCCAGCAGACATCACCAATGACGAATTCATCGAGTTGATGTCCAAATATGGCATGGTGATGTTTGATCCCTTGACAAAGaaacccaaggccaagttgtACAAGGATGACGAGGGAAAGAATAAGGGTGATGGAAGATGTTGTTACATCAAG GTTGAATCTGTTGACTTGGCTCTCCAGATTTTGGATGGGAGTGATTGTAAGGGTTCTACCATTCATGTTGAGAAAGCAAATTTTTCTGTGAAGGGTGATTATGATCCGAAACTACGCAAGAAACTCAGCAACAAGCAGAAGAGGAAAATTAAGTTACAGCAAGAAAA GCTGTTTGATTGGCGGCCTGATCTCGTCCCTGGAGAGAGGAAGAAGTCGGACAAAGTCGTAGTCCTCAAGAATGTGTTCAACCCTGTAGATTTTGAG AAAGACCCAGGTACCATTCAAGAAATCCGAAGTGATATCCGATTGGAATGTTCAAAGTTTGGTGAAGTTAGGAAAGTAACTGTCTATGAT AGACATCCAGAGGGTGTCGCCACAGTCGGATTCAAAGAACCTGAAGAGGCTGACACTTGTCTGGAAGCGCTAAATGGCCGATGGTTTGGTGGGCGGCAACTTTCCGCCGCAGCGTGGGATGGAAAGACGAAATATGAGATTAAAGAATCCGAACTAGAGCGGGAGGCCCGGTTGAAGAAGTGGGCAATGTTCTTAGAGATGggtgaaaaagaaaaagctgAGGCTGCAGCAAAGAAAGAAGCAGATGCAAAGAAAGATAGGGAAAGTGATGAGAAAGTTGAGGATGCTGGTTCCGAGAAAGTGGAGAATGCAGAGATGAAAAAGGAACCTGATGCTGCAGAGAAGGTTGTCACTGTTTCTGTTGAAGAGGATACAAGAGCCATGGAG GTTATTGAGAGCACTGTATCAAGTTGA